In Uranotaenia lowii strain MFRU-FL chromosome 2, ASM2978415v1, whole genome shotgun sequence, one genomic interval encodes:
- the LOC129745641 gene encoding nitrilase and fragile histidine triad fusion protein NitFhit isoform X2, translating into MQSLVFRCGTLFGKNRLVIRSFPTCTMTTKSASRIAVVQMRSTNDKAHNLDQVRTIVEKAKSQHASFVFFPECCDYVGTHREETLKLSETLEGPTVAEYRRLARENKLWLSMGGVHESIPESNCEIKNIYNTHVLIDDQGELVAKYRKLHMFNVVTPEFKFRESETVRSGAELVPPVETPIGNIGLQICYDVRFSEASTLLRKQGAQILTYPSAFAVSTGKAHWEVLLRARAIENQCFVIAAAQIGFHNKKRESYGHAMVVNPWGVILGEAAPQDLDVLTIDLDFEKLSNVRQNMPCFEHRRDDIYNLSYQNGSGRSGPAEESYDFGGFNIPPETVFYSSQFSFAFVNIRCVVPGHVLVSTKRKAARLPDLTPAEINDFFQTVCKVQRAAERLYSATSSTVTVQDGPEAGQTVNQVHCHVMPRHQGDFPENDRIYGELNRHDKEPERPRRTPEEMVTEAKLFREEFLKLGL; encoded by the exons ATGCAGTCACTTGTTTTCCGGTGCGGAACCCTATTCGGTAAAAATCGGTTAGTGATAAGGTCGTTCCCAACTTGTACGATGACAACGAAATCGGCTTCCCGGATAGCCGTGGTCCAAATGCGATCTACCAACGATAAGGCTCACAATTTGGACCAGGTCAGGACGATCGTCGAGAAGGCTAAAAGCCAGCATGCCTCG tTCGTATTCTTTCCGGAATGTTGCGACTACGTGGGCACCCACCGGGAGGAAACCCTAAAACTTTCGGAAACGCTGGAGGGACCCACGGTGGCGGAATATCGTCGGTTAGCGCGCGAAAACAAGCTGTGGCTTTCGATGGGTGGAGTTCATGAGTCCATTCCGGAATCGAACTGCGAAATAAAGAACATTTACAACACCCACGTGTTGATTGATGACCAGGGTGAGTTGGTGGCCAAATACCGGAAGTTGCACATGTTCAATGTGGTGACCCCAGAATTCAAGTTCCGAGAATCGGAAACGGTTCGAAGTGGGGCGGAACTTGTGCCACCGGTTGAGACGCCAATCGGGAACATTGGTCTACAAATA TGTTACGACGTACGATTCTCCGAGGCCAGTACCTTACTGAGGAAGCAAGGCGCACAAATACTGACCTATCCGTCCGCTTTTGCCGTGTCAACTGGAAAAGCTCACTGGGAAGTTTTACTAAGGGCTAGAGCGATCGAAAACCAATGCTTTGTGATAGCGGCCGCCCAGATTGGCTTCCACAATAAAAAGCGAGAAAGCTATGGCCATGCGATGGTCGTCAATCCTTGGGGTGTTATTTTAGGCGAAGCTGCGCCCCAAGATTTGGACGTGTTGACGATTGATCTGGACTTTGAAAAACTATCGAATGTGCGGCAGAATATGCCTTGCTTCGAGCATCGTAGGGACGATATTTACAACTTGTCTTATCAGAACGGTTCCGGAAGGTCTGGCCCGGCCGAGGAAAGCTACGATTTTGGCGGCTTCAACATTCCACCAGAAACGGTTTTCTATTCATCGCAATTTAGCTTCGCATTTGTCAACATTCGTTGTGTTGTTCCTGGTC ATGTTCTAGTCTCAACCAAACGCAAAGCAGCTCGTCTTCCAGATCTGACCCCTGCTGAGATCAACGACTTCTTCCAGACGGTGTGCAAAGTTCAACGAGCTGCGGAACGTTTATACTCGGCGACCTCTTCAACCGTTACGGTCCAGGATGGACCTGAAGCTGGTCAAACGGTTAACCAGGTGCATTGTCACGTTATGCCTCGACATCAAGGAGATTTCCCCGAGAACGACCGCATTTATGGGGAGCTAAATCGACACGACAAAGAACCGGAAAGGCCACGACGAACGCCGGAAGAGATGGTGACCGAAGCGAAACTTTTCCGGGAAGAGTTTTTAAAACTAGGAttataa
- the LOC129745642 gene encoding uncharacterized protein LOC129745642, with product MSPRRKSPRAASQSSSRQVSAKLKNRLKQIVKPKGKPPPHPGKMSKIQPVPKPENFPKYLIPQSKLDAALRFLESDQPYKQRQKYWCSHNIAARSISKYCSNGYGLHGLMAMARHCAQRALWPELMQLVNMMCEDFRKHTFLPTLKTALYGIVADPTLSDPALLEAFLYANARCTNKGDVEYCMEQLMKVFQGKTTDADAI from the exons ATGTCTCCCCGAAGGAAATCCCCTAGAGCGGCCAGCCAGTCTTCATCAAGACAAGTATCAGCAAAACTGAAAAACCGTTTAAAACAAATCGTTAAACCAAAAGGTAAGCCTCCACCTCACCCCGGAAAAATGAGTAAAATTCAACCGGTGCCGAAACCGGAGAACTTCCCCAAGTACCTAATCCCGCAGTCGAAACTGGATGCCGCACTCCGGTTTCTCGAAAGCGATCAACCGTACAAGCAGAGGCAAAAGTACTGGTGCAGTCACAATATTGCGGCTCGGTCCATATCCAAGTATTGCTCCAATGGCTACGGACTGCATGGCCTAATGGCCATGGCAAGGCACTGCGCCCAGCGAGCCCTTTGGCCGGAGCTGATGCAGCTAGTCAATATGATGTGCGAGGATTTTCGGAAGCACACCTTTCTTCCCACTTTAAag ACCGCTCTTTATGGTATCGTGGCTGATCCAACGTTGTCGGATCCGGCCCTGCTGGAAGCCTTCTTGTACGCCAATGCCCGGTGTACCAATAAAGGAGACGTTGAGTACTGCATGGAGCAGCTCATGAAGGTGTTTCAGGGTAAAACAACGGATGCTGATGCGATTTAG
- the LOC129745641 gene encoding nitrilase and fragile histidine triad fusion protein NitFhit isoform X1 has protein sequence MISGDKQLFVSLRFLSAVWMQSLVFRCGTLFGKNRLVIRSFPTCTMTTKSASRIAVVQMRSTNDKAHNLDQVRTIVEKAKSQHASFVFFPECCDYVGTHREETLKLSETLEGPTVAEYRRLARENKLWLSMGGVHESIPESNCEIKNIYNTHVLIDDQGELVAKYRKLHMFNVVTPEFKFRESETVRSGAELVPPVETPIGNIGLQICYDVRFSEASTLLRKQGAQILTYPSAFAVSTGKAHWEVLLRARAIENQCFVIAAAQIGFHNKKRESYGHAMVVNPWGVILGEAAPQDLDVLTIDLDFEKLSNVRQNMPCFEHRRDDIYNLSYQNGSGRSGPAEESYDFGGFNIPPETVFYSSQFSFAFVNIRCVVPGHVLVSTKRKAARLPDLTPAEINDFFQTVCKVQRAAERLYSATSSTVTVQDGPEAGQTVNQVHCHVMPRHQGDFPENDRIYGELNRHDKEPERPRRTPEEMVTEAKLFREEFLKLGL, from the exons ATGATAAGCGGTGATAAGCAGTTATTCGTATCTCTTCGCTTCCTTTCAGCAG TCTGGATGCAGTCACTTGTTTTCCGGTGCGGAACCCTATTCGGTAAAAATCGGTTAGTGATAAGGTCGTTCCCAACTTGTACGATGACAACGAAATCGGCTTCCCGGATAGCCGTGGTCCAAATGCGATCTACCAACGATAAGGCTCACAATTTGGACCAGGTCAGGACGATCGTCGAGAAGGCTAAAAGCCAGCATGCCTCG tTCGTATTCTTTCCGGAATGTTGCGACTACGTGGGCACCCACCGGGAGGAAACCCTAAAACTTTCGGAAACGCTGGAGGGACCCACGGTGGCGGAATATCGTCGGTTAGCGCGCGAAAACAAGCTGTGGCTTTCGATGGGTGGAGTTCATGAGTCCATTCCGGAATCGAACTGCGAAATAAAGAACATTTACAACACCCACGTGTTGATTGATGACCAGGGTGAGTTGGTGGCCAAATACCGGAAGTTGCACATGTTCAATGTGGTGACCCCAGAATTCAAGTTCCGAGAATCGGAAACGGTTCGAAGTGGGGCGGAACTTGTGCCACCGGTTGAGACGCCAATCGGGAACATTGGTCTACAAATA TGTTACGACGTACGATTCTCCGAGGCCAGTACCTTACTGAGGAAGCAAGGCGCACAAATACTGACCTATCCGTCCGCTTTTGCCGTGTCAACTGGAAAAGCTCACTGGGAAGTTTTACTAAGGGCTAGAGCGATCGAAAACCAATGCTTTGTGATAGCGGCCGCCCAGATTGGCTTCCACAATAAAAAGCGAGAAAGCTATGGCCATGCGATGGTCGTCAATCCTTGGGGTGTTATTTTAGGCGAAGCTGCGCCCCAAGATTTGGACGTGTTGACGATTGATCTGGACTTTGAAAAACTATCGAATGTGCGGCAGAATATGCCTTGCTTCGAGCATCGTAGGGACGATATTTACAACTTGTCTTATCAGAACGGTTCCGGAAGGTCTGGCCCGGCCGAGGAAAGCTACGATTTTGGCGGCTTCAACATTCCACCAGAAACGGTTTTCTATTCATCGCAATTTAGCTTCGCATTTGTCAACATTCGTTGTGTTGTTCCTGGTC ATGTTCTAGTCTCAACCAAACGCAAAGCAGCTCGTCTTCCAGATCTGACCCCTGCTGAGATCAACGACTTCTTCCAGACGGTGTGCAAAGTTCAACGAGCTGCGGAACGTTTATACTCGGCGACCTCTTCAACCGTTACGGTCCAGGATGGACCTGAAGCTGGTCAAACGGTTAACCAGGTGCATTGTCACGTTATGCCTCGACATCAAGGAGATTTCCCCGAGAACGACCGCATTTATGGGGAGCTAAATCGACACGACAAAGAACCGGAAAGGCCACGACGAACGCCGGAAGAGATGGTGACCGAAGCGAAACTTTTCCGGGAAGAGTTTTTAAAACTAGGAttataa